DNA from Ziziphus jujuba cultivar Dongzao chromosome 2, ASM3175591v1:
ttaatccatttaaatatttatttagggATGgacataaagaaattaattatagagaaggaagctaaaaaaaaaaaaaaaaggtaatgcaaattttaaagggaagaaagttcaagaaatagaagaagaaacaagaatcagaaataaatataaataacaataaaggtggcgaaaattaatatatatatttatatatatattgaaaatcatGAAGTACCTAACATTATTCATTTTCCCCATTGTGAATCAAGTTGAGCGTAATAAAAAGCATCAAGTTATAATAGTGAATTTTTTTCATacgtataaaaaataaaaaaataaaaaaaataaataaaaaggaagaagagagagagagagagagagagagagagagagagagagagagagaaatcatTAATATTTGTCATGATTATCACAAGTGATATGACACTCTGTgataaatagatatataaacAAGTatgttatcaatttatttattaattctgTGTCCTTTCAAAGTGGAGACTAGGTTAGCCAAAATACTCTTAATTAATCACCAGGTGATAAGTACCGTTTGTgttcaaatattaattagtttatcATACAACCAAACAGTGCCTAATGTGGATgaaacttgtatatatatgtggtccATTGCGGTTTCTCAATTACATGAGCCAAACAAACAGAGAATATGGAAATAGTATCAATTTCCATGCAATTGCTTTTGCAAGAGTTACAAAGAAGCTCACTCTCCGTCGTTTTTCTCCTactttctcttctcttcctttctcttttcttcacGAACAAATTTTCCAAACCTGCTTTCAAACTCAAATTGCCTCCCTCACCACCAAAGCTACCAATAATTGGAAACCTTCACCAGCTTGGAAAACTTCCACATGTTTCTTTGAGAGCACTGTCTGAAAAATATGGCCCTCTCTTGTTCTTGAAGTTGGGCTTCAAACAAACTCTTATAATTTCATCTTCAGACATGGTTAAAGAAATGATTAAGTCCCAAGATATCATTTTCTCGAACCGACCAACATCAACGGCTGCTGATATCTTCTTCTATGGAGGTAAGGATTCAGCTTTTGCACCTTACAGTGAGTATTGGAGGCAAACTAGGAAGATTTGTGTTCTTCAACTTTTGAGCATGAAGAAAGTTTTGTCCTTTGAGTATGTAAGGAAGGAAGAAACTGAAGAATTGGTTCGAAATATACGCAATTCAAGCCTTGGTGGTGAGGCTGTCAACTTGACGGAGATGGTGGTTGAAACCTTGAACAACATAATTTTTAGATGTATTCTCGGGATGAAATTCCGAGAAGACGAAATGAAGAAAAAGTTCGGAGGGCTTGCAAGAAGGATGAGCACGCAATTTGTAGCTTTTAGCTACGGAAATTACTTCCCTTTTTTGAGATGGGTTGATGTAGTTACAGGCTTAATGGGAAGCCTTAAAGAGTCTTTCAATGAATTTGATTCGTTTCTTGAAAGGGTAATTGAAGAGCATAAGAAGGCTGCAGAATCAAATGATCAGGATCATGAACAGGCTGACAAGGACTTTGTTGATATTCTTCTTCGACTTCAAAAGGATGGCATGCTCGATGTGGAACTCACTCAAGAGAATATCAAAGCTATTTTAGTGGTTAAGTCTCTCACTTTCTTTATCTCTGGTGATCTTTTCTTTTCATGTTCTCATTGTATATATAATCACTGTTATCGTATTTACCTAATAGTTTCAAACTTAAGACAATTATCACAACtatcaaatttgtttaattggattgatacataaataatatgaaaaggTTTTTATAAAGAGGAACTGAAAGGGACAACCATTTACGATTTTTAAATCTGTATAATTTGACTGATCTAATAGCTATGAATAATTGTCTTTTATAGTCTTTTTTcataaatcatttattatatcAAAATCTTGGATTTGTATATATGTCTACTTTTATCATGTTGATCTACATGATATAAGATTgattatatatgtttgtatttAAAAGAGTCAAATTTACATTAGATCAATATATCTATTAACTTTTGGATGATTTtaaaagttgagatttaaaaatttattataacagTCTAATATGTgtttaatgaaatatttaaagataGTAAATTTTATATGGTATAAGATACAGAAaactatttatgtatttttaaattttagcttttGAAATGaccaataatatataaatgaagtTATAATGGTTAATCTGAATTGAGGATGGTTGTGTATATT
Protein-coding regions in this window:
- the LOC107418284 gene encoding phenylacetaldehyde oxime monooxygenase CYP71AN24, which translates into the protein MQLLLQELQRSSLSVVFLLLSLLFLSLFFTNKFSKPAFKLKLPPSPPKLPIIGNLHQLGKLPHVSLRALSEKYGPLLFLKLGFKQTLIISSSDMVKEMIKSQDIIFSNRPTSTAADIFFYGGKDSAFAPYSEYWRQTRKICVLQLLSMKKVLSFEYVRKEETEELVRNIRNSSLGGEAVNLTEMVVETLNNIIFRCILGMKFREDEMKKKFGGLARRMSTQFVAFSYGNYFPFLRWVDVVTGLMGSLKESFNEFDSFLERVIEEHKKAAESNDQDHEQADKDFVDILLRLQKDGMLDVELTQENIKAILVDMFVAGSDASSTIVEWAMAEVLNCPTAMKKVQEEVRRVVGNNNHKSRIEVNDIDQMDYFNCVIKETLRLHPPAVLIPRATSKNSVKLGGYDIPPNTNVHINAWAIQRDPKLWDRPEEFIPERFENNPVDFRGQEFHLIPFGGGRRGCPGSTFGLFGIEYMLSNLLYWFDWKLPENGANVEDMDMTEAFAIAVHKKIPLTVVPIPYSP